The Nicotiana tabacum cultivar K326 chromosome 5, ASM71507v2, whole genome shotgun sequence sequence TGGAAGTCTTTCATAAGCTGCATTGCTAAACGAAGCTGCCATAATCACAACCGGACCGGATGCCATTAGTGCCCCAACCACACAACCTCCCACCACTTGCCCTTGTCCGCCGGCTAAATATATAGTCAATCCTGACGCTGCTGCTGGTGCTGGTGGTGGTAGAAATGATCCGGCTAAGGATAAAATCTCGAAACGCCCATGTAGGGTTGCAGTCGCACCtgataagcaaaaaaaaaaatgtaatgTTATCAATCGAGATCTTTTGGCTCAACTTTATAATAGCCCCATTTTTCACCTTGAATTAGTCAAAATATGAAAGCAGGAGATCTTAAATATTAGTCTGTCTTCGAATGTGGGAAGAGTAGACATTCACTTCAATGAGGACAGGTTCCAACACATAAATTTGAATTGATTGATTAGGAAAGCTGGTTAAGTAGGCTCAGGGGCGAAGCCACATCGTCATAAGGTGGTCATAtcgaaaaattatactatgtATATAGGTATAATATTacattttagaggtatataacgcATATTGAACACCTTTTGTCGAGAattattttcactttttttaaatttgaacacccttTGAAATTTTTTTGGCCTCGCCCTATTACAAGCTTAAGTATCCGGAAAGAAGGAGGACCAGTTGGttatcaaagaaaaataaattaaagaaaaattttaaaaaataattttgtaccTGGTGAAGCTGGTTGTCTTAGGTTTACATTAGTAACATTGCCTGTTCCACTCATAATACAAACCCCTCTTTGACGTCTTCTTGAAAAATTTGAAACACTTTCCATAATATCACAACCATCTGCAATTTCCATTACATGAGTTCTAAGGGCATTTGCACTATCTCTAGTAATGATAATTGGTGCCTTAGGTTTATTTTTGGATCCAGCAGGTCTACCTCTAGGCCTTCTATTGAACTCTCCATCTCTATTGGTTCCATTAGCACCTAATTCGTCGTTTGATTCCTCGGCATTggaattattattgttgttgttgtcgttgttgtctTCGCGATCTCTCTTTTGCCCGGACATGTTTAGGCCACTTGTTCCACTTTGTTCATCTTCTGAGTTGTGTTGGAATTGAAGGTggtgttgctgctgctgttggtGGTGGTGTTGTAAGTTAAAATTTCTCGTATGGAAAGGCGGTGGAAGCGAATTGTTCGATGGATCCATAATATTTTAGTTTAATTCGTCGAGACAGATCTAGAACAGATTCAACTGAACCACTATTTTCTGTTCGAATCACTTACCCGAAGAAAACAAAGAAGTTGAAAATGCAAATATCTAATAGATCGCATCTACTTTGACCCTATTGAATCTAAATCTTGAATCCTCTTATGTTATTCTCTATTTCTTGGATAAGATATGGAGATAAAAAGACTGGAGAAATAGAGTTGGAGAAGGAAAGAAAATGGAAGTACAAGAAAGGGAAAGGTTGTAATGATTTGAAAGGATGACAGTGGGGAAAggttgaaaaagaaaatgagtAGACTTTGGTTGGTTTGTCTAACTCATATTCTTTTTTCCTGCTTTCTGGCTTTTGTGAGGGGGGTTTATTGAATCAAGAAACTCACATATTCGCTACTTTGGCTTTCGCCctctttttattttgttgttgtttatacttgttatcattattttttttattttttctttagtcaaaGGTCTTGCGAAAATATCCTTTTTGTtcttcagggtaggggtaaggggTAATGATGCGTGCATCTCACCCTCACCAAACCCTACTTGTCAGAATTCACcggatttgttgttgttgcagAAACTCATATCTTTTTCATCATAAGGGAAGGGCAGCCCGCTGtgctaagctcccgctatgcgcggggtccggggaaggaccggaccacaagggtctatcgtacaCAGCTTTACCCTTCATTTCTGCAAAAGACTATTTTCActgctcgaacccgtgacctcctgatcacatgaTCTCGTCTTCATcgtaaagaagagaaaaagaaaaacaagtggACTTTTGGACATTTTGGGGTGTCACGGCCAACCAAGAATTCCCAGCTTGTAAACTCACCCTATTTGTCCAACTTGACAAAAACTCCTACTAATCAATACTATTATATGATGCCAGCTTCTCTGTTTATCTGTCAGAGGTTCTTTCTTACAAGAACAATAGTAGCACTAGAGTTAGGGTTAGCTAACTTATATTGAGAAAGAGAAAAGACTTGGATCTGGCACGTTGGTGCAATTTCACTTATATACCGGCAGTGTAAAGAAAATTTTTACAATATCATATCATTCAAAAGATATCTATatgtaacaacaataacaataacaacaaactcaATATAATCCCACAAGACGGGGTTTTGTGAGGATAATGTGTACGTAGACTTTAACCCTAACTTGTGAAGGTAAAGATGTTGTTTCCAacagaccctcggctcaaagaaagataaaagaaaaaaaaatatcaacaTGTGTAATACTCCATAAAAGTGAGATTTGTAATCTTCTAAATAAGACAGGTCACCTGCTACCATAGATAAAGGTAATCAGATAATTGGTATGTATAAATTGTATACATTGACTGTACGaaattcttatattatcaatgtatTTGAATATACATTAATTTGCCTTTTTTTAGATTACTAATCCATATCTAATTAATACAAGTTACATGCATTTACTTTTTAAGTTATATTAGTGAAGAATTATTTGACTGTTAATATAGAAGTTAAAATCAAATTGGACTTAGAACTTGGATTTGGTTTTGCTAAGTCTGACTACTGTTCATGGACGGTGGACTGGTCCCCTTTCCCTTCTCTATATCTTCCTCTACTCCGAGTTCCATTCaaatagaaaatatatatatatatatatatatatatatatatatatatatatagttgaaaAATGCCTTCACCCCTCAATTTATATTCAACGTTATATGTCCAATTCTTTGGCGTGTCTCAATCCATTAACATTActttctttttcagttttccTGGACTTAAAAGAGTAGTAAAGCTCTTTTCTTCAGAGACATAGATACTGATAATTGATTGGTTAAGGTCTTACTGATTATCAATATTTTAGAGCCTAAAATTGAAAATTTCTCTAATTAAATATACGTCTAGAAAAGTGAATACATTTAAAGACAGATAATATATAAGGATTACAAACTAGCTAAGATAGCGGCAAAAGAAATAAGTGAAAGTCTACTTTATACAGGATGCAGATTAAATTATCAAAGTTTCAATTTTTCCAAGagacaacaaaaacaacaacaacatatctaTTATTATCCCATATCGTGGGGTCTGAGGAGGCTCGTGTCTACTCAGACTTTATAAGGATAGAGATTGTTTCTAATAGACCCTTAACTCTGGAaaacataagcaccacattaaaaaaaatagagaCAATAACAtacagtaccaaaaagccatataaaaataaaataaaaataaaaagatagtaAGGTGAATTTTTCCAAGAGACACATGCACCATTATATTCGGCAAAGTCTTATATACTATGTACgctctttatttctcaattttagtGTCGGTGGGTCCGGAAGCGATCAATTATTTTTAAAGGTATGAgttcatatttattatttttgcaatatgagttcatatttattatttttgtaattttagtgaatttatacacataaatttatatttggTGTCGAAAGTAATAAGTTCATTTGAACCTGTCACCAGAATATTCGCCCCTGGGTGGGTCCACATCTATATTTGTATGAGTCAAAATCCGACCGAGGAGATTTAGCAAGGAAGGTAATTATCGTGAGAATTGTAACTTATCATAGACAATTCGGCCGAGGCCGATCAGAGCTGAACGGAATGAAGTGGTAAGTGGCTCATCAGGGTGGGGATCGTACACAAGATTGAAGGAACCTACTGGCGAGCTGATTAATGGGGGCCGAGGTCAGGCACTCAGGCCAGTAATAACGGCTAGTTCTACGATAAGATATTTTAGGGGAATATTCTATCGAATATTCTCTGCCTATGTACCTTAGATTAGGTAAGGagtatgtcccatataaatagaaaggtagaaagaagaaaagaggcaTGTAATATTCCATTTTGAAAAGCAAGCTCTCTAGATAAATAAAAGAACAACTTTCTGAGAGAGATTCGATCTATACATTCTATCCATTGTCATTTCCACCAGATTCGAGAAAGTATATAATATTCTCTCATATTCTTGTCTTACATCATTGTTAGAGAGAATAATCATGCACCTCATTCAAtatttgggtgaatcattctctctATTTACATTCGTTGCCATTTAGcatatttattgcttatcattatTCCCCACTCACTAATAGTATTTATTATACATTGTATTAAATCGGTTTTAATGCACTCCCACATTATTCGTGCAAACGTTCTTCAGATCTAGAAGTTATTATGTTTAACTAAGATTTATCCTTAATCTTCTTATTAAATTAGTTTAACAAAAGATCtcatactttttggtcaaacaatttggcgccgtctgtggggattttctagttaaaattttagtttcttctagatctaaaaAAAACTACATTTGTGTACGCAAATCTAACATGGCAGGCAACAGAGAGGAAAAAAGGAAAGCAATAGCCGACCTAACCACCAACCTCCTTCACACCATCAACGAAGTCAATGAAACGGAAGGTGAAGACATAACACCAAATACCTCTCCCAGGCGAAACAACTTGCCCCCCCTCACGACAGCATCACAACCTCACACGGTAAAGTGGCCTCTACAACCACAATGGAAGAGGCACCACCGGCAGTGAAGAAGTTGCTCGAGGCATGGTTGACAAACACACTAAAAAACATTCTTGACAAGCCTGCTCAAAGGCCGAACAGAGAAAATGCAAGAGACTGCGTCGCGTCAGCGACAGACGAGTAACACGTCCCCTTGCAACATGTATTACCACAATGTTAATAATGTAGGTAACGACACCCTCACGACCATTCTGAGGAAAATGGAGGAGATGGAGAACGAGAACAAAATGTTCCGCAACCAAATAAAAGAGCATCAAGAAAGGGTAGATAAAATATCGGGCGCCCCAAAACTGCTACCAAAAAGGGACGTCGGTCGGTTTGTTGAGCAGCCATACAGCGACGAAGCTACACTACACGCAATacctaaaaccttcaaaatgtcgACGTACCTGAAAATATACGACGGCACAATGGACCTCAAAGATCATGTGACTCATTACGTCACcgcagtaaaaggcaacgacctcgccaaaGAGCAAGTATCATCCATCTTATTGAAGAACTTTGGTTAAACCCTTACCGGGGGTGCGTTAACTTGGTATTCACAGCTGCCCGCACGCTCGATTGAAACATTCGAAGAAATGGCCGACAAGTTTGTAACAGCCCATGCCGGAGAAAAAAAGGTGGAGGCATGGGTAAATGACATATTCTCCATCAAACAATCACCTAGAGAGGGAATAAGGGACTTCCTTTCCCGATTTAACCGAGTGAGGATGACCATTCCAAACGTATTGGAAGTAATGGTCGTGGCAGCCTTTTAGAACGGGTTGAATAGAAGAAGTTTAAGGGCGACCAGAAAGCTGCTAAGCCGCCTCATGAAGTATCCCCCgattatttgggatgaaatacacaatGCATATTGCATCGAAGTGCGAGCCGACAAAGATGATCTGAATGGGCCAACCCATCGACTAACTTCGATACAAGCCTAGTCCAGAAAGGACTGGAGGAACGACAACACAGAGACCTAGCATGACCACGGCCTAATCGGGAGAGATATCAGCCATACGTCAAAGGCACCCTCATGTCGCCCCCTCGCCATGACGAGGGCCCATCCAGTCCACGAACAGGAACTCACCGAAGTGAGAGAGGTATGCCCTCTTATTatccgctcacaatttttgtgtttccctCTCAGAATAGTCTACGCACAGGAGAAGCTCGGCCCAAAAGTGAagtggccgcaaaagatgagATTCGACCCGAGCATCAGAAAGTCAAATGCCCTCTGTGAGTTCCACCAAGAGCGGGGTCACAAAACTGAGGATTGTATCGCCTTAAGACAAGAGGTCGTGAACATGCTTCACCAAGGGCACTTGAAAGAGCTGATGAGCGACCGAGGGAGGGCCAACTTCTCCCGTAGATGTGAACAGTACTAGGGACCACCCAAACCACCCTCCCCGGCTCGAaccattcaaatgatcatcggAGGGGGCGACAATACGTCAATCAAAAGCGTGAAGTACACCACCACCCACAAACTCAAAAGGTCGATCACTCTTGAAAGGTATGACGAATTCGAAGAAAGTATAATCTTCGATAAATCGGATACCGACGGTTTGGTTTTTCCTCACTATGACGCCCTTATCGTTACTTTACGCATCTTAGATACTAATGTAAAATGTATTATGGTCGATGACGGGAGCGGCGCATACATCATCCACCTTTCGATTTCTCACCCAAATGAAGCTCGAGGATAGGATAGTGCCATGCTGCATCACAATGacgggttttaacaatgcagttgagcggACATCTGGAGAAATCTCGCTGCCCGTCCTGGCCGATGGCATCACTTTGGAgaccacattccacatcatggaccaagaTACATCATACAATGTCATCATAGGTTGACCTTGGATCCACGCCATGAAAGTCGTCCCCTCCAGTTTATATCAAGTCATCAAATTTCCCACCCCTAAGGGGGTATTCAGCATCCGAGGAGAATAACGCACTGCCCGGGAATACTACCTCATCACCCAAGACTGCACACACACCCAAGAGTTAAAGGGTAAAGCCAAAAAAGCATAGCAATCAACAGGGTCGAAGTCGAGCGAGGACGAGAAGGATGTGATCAAAGTTCCTGAAGTCGTAGAAACTACAAAATCTACCGTAGAAGATCTCGACCCCGTCCAACTCGATGATAACGACCACAGCAAGAAAGCTTTCATCAGCCACAAGCTCCAAGAGCcaggtgtagacatgtgatttttgaccttacccaagatttttatattttagcatgtaaatatttaatgtaggcctaatatagctatttcaactatttttgacttctttactttattttcatcataaaaatgaaagattacaaaaaatattttagcttacgtatctttcataaatttaataaaaatatacaaaaatagtaccttattttttatctttacataatcttgaaaatacaaaacaTATGTTGCATTCGcatctaggatttaatttttgcatttttaaatcaGTTAGTAATTTATCTGCTTTACAAAATTGAAAATATCACCAAAAAaatgtattttgcatttttattgtttaatttcgaatttttgtaattttattttaatttggtatttaattaggtgtggtaattattattcagagataattaagttaatttggtaGAATAATTTGGTTTAGGGGTAGTTCAATAAGGGTAATATTTACCTAACTTTAGGAAGCTTCTACAATGGTAGGGTCTAGGAAATGCACTactaaattaaataaaagcaCTAAGCTAGTGTAGATAATTAAAAAATGGGAATGGGTAATGGAAATGGCACTAACTTAATTCCCATTTAAGGTCTGAAAATTATGGTCAGAGGGGGAGAACATTGAAAGAGGGTAGAAGGCTAGGAAATTcggagaggaaaaaaaaagaagggggcggagagagcggtatacactcgatatacactctggatacactggatatacaggggcagagagctaagaaaacttggaagGGATTCTAAGAGAGATATAGGAAGAGAGATACACAGAAATATAtacagaaaaaatcaaaaatgattgcagaatttcagaaaaatacACTGTTTGATTGAGTCATTTGGTATTTTCTAAAGTTTTCTTCTAGTATGGAAGCAATTCCTGGTTAGCTGATAATAAAAAGGGTTTAAGTCGAGTCTGGTTTGGGGTCTGCTGATTCACTAAGACTGAAATTAGGGTCTGACTATCGTATCACATCCCTTGGTTTCAAAATTAGTCCGCTGGTTCATTTTCTGGTGTTGAATACTATTGCTGTTGTTGGTTACTGCTGAtacctcatttttctgcttccttCTTTCATTTCCAGGTGCACACTTGAACTCAAATTGATGTAGCTTTGAGATGAACATGAAATGAAAGTACTTAGACATTTATTTACTGGATGATGCATGTTTGGACGACTATACATCTGTAGTTAAGTAGATATTAATGATATGTAACTGTATAGTGTAGTCTAATTGGATTTATATTCACATGAAACTCGGACTGCGTAATTTGTACCTAATTGGACTGTTTGGGACTGTTAATTTGTGGTTATCCAGTTGTAGCCTTAGTATAGCTTAGAACTTGCTTTAGTTTAgcggttttgttttaaaaaataaaataaaaaatcagaaatagtttGGGTGTTGCAATTGATTTTGAGATCAGCGTATGATATCCAcattaattttaatttcaagCTGAAGAGACGTCTCAAACAACTTTGTATTGCAGTAGCTAAGATCAGTAGATTAGTTACTCATATCAACATCTGCGTTTCATTAAGTAGTTTAGTTTAGTTGTATGATGATTAGATGTGAATAAAGTGTGAAGTTAGGCTATTAACCTGTTCGTGTTAGTGTAAGTAAAATCTCGTAATTAAGTTGCTTAGCCTGCTCATCTGAGGTTTATATTCATGactatttttgttaaaattcaATTCACGTTTCCTAGTTTGTTTTGCCTTTAGTAATATCCAGAAGTTCACTAGTAGGTAAATAGATAAGaaaatctgaattttagaatATAAATCCAATCCAGTTGGTTTAGACGTCTAGctgttttgaattttattgagATGAGCATATGAGTATGTCAAGTTTTGATTTGAAATAAATGTGAAATAGCTCCATCATTTGCAAGTTAATAAGCCTGAATGTCAAGGTTGGGCCTGAATGAAGTCTGTCCGAAGCCCAACTTGAGTTTTGACTGTGTCTTATTCTTACTGGGTTGAGCTTAAAGCCCAAGGGAATTGCTGAAATTTTGAATAAAAGTCAAGGACGTAAGTATATTAGTTCTTGAACAATACTAATTAATTAGGGCTTTAtcttttattattagagacaaactaagtagaaaattgtagtttgctttaggttggcctttaaataataaatgaggcgAGCCCTGCTAAACAAAATGCATAAATTGCGTGGTCCTCTTAAATGtctataataaaatacttagaattcgagatgggccgtttagcgaatttcacagccctccccaaagataataacgcattagtcactttaggcgcgcttttaataatttaccttcttaaactcgggtgtgcatttcatgtgacccaaatcaaatcccaaaaatgttgaataaaatgtgttcaggattgcgggtgcatttcatgtgacgcgatcCAAAGAAACGTTTTAAACGACATTCAACtttctctaaaaataattgaataaaagcggttgaaagctaaaattggcacataggttcaacatgtattaaaatcagataaataagctgaatatgacagttgagcgaccgtgctagaaccacggaatccgggaatgcctaacaccttctcccgagttaacagaattccttactcggatttctggttcgcggactgttaaatagagtcatattttcctcgattcgggattcaatcggtgacttggaacaccataaatctcccaagtggcgactctgaatttcttaaaataaatcctgtttcgattgtcctttaattagaaaaactccctttacatataccctttccggggtgtaggtgaaaaaggaggtgtgacagctctggcgactccgctggggaaagaacccagaatctctggttcagggttcaaaaattcaagcttagaataattgttatagttggctttatccattatctgatttgggcctaatgtgctaattgagtgcttttaccactttgatattccgtgaactgtatataaactgttgcgaaatccctcttctctctaagtcttctaaatcatgaagaagtgtgcactttgtgtgacttcttttctgttagagtcatatcccaaatttagaacgaggttcggacaagttgcaaagccggcgaagcttTTGTATTCTCGGTACGATGCCCCCCTCGGCCCGAgctatccgctcgggtaagccaagtctagaacaaacacccaggttctgaacctagaataactcaacttcatgccggatccctagtaggaacgcttatttgcatcatgtgcatttgacttaggggactcaacacaggggttgggtccgtctaggacaagcaacctgaaatgaaaaagaccatcctgatgcatcctacttgttttctgtgcatttatttgtttcgacttgcatgttgaccgacttctgAATCTCGAAAATatcagaaatttgagaaaaagaaaaaggagagagaggaaataacagtgtagagagttaattacctatttttagaataaaaccaatgcccaaatactgtcgaaactgtgccgaaattttgagaaaataaaaagaaaatattttatgtttttaaaattgtttgttttactcaaaaagcaaaaatgcgtgaaaaatagtcttttattttagtttttttttgttttcaaaaaacgaagaagaaaaatagtttgtttgtttgttataaagggaacaaaggaaaaagaatcttgttttcaaaaatagctagTTTCTCTGCCcgactacgcgaacctgattctcgtctctcggggcgggatacggaggcaacccacatagggtccggtcttacTAGTAAATATTatgttcttggctttgcggggtcttagccaaattttgtaCTTCTatccaccttttggccaaataagccattttacaaaaatagcctcaatcatgtcttgcatgtgtccagtagggagtgttattgtctcgcatagtgttggtttaaaattttctcataaaggtgtggatttatttaccggagtttgagTATGACAGACACCCAGTGAtcatccagtcaggatcgctcaatcaggagttgcttaaggagatttgttttatttttatgttttgagttcgttcttcattttatgtcgtcttttactttctatttttgtacagtaatgtcaagtcttttgttattgtattttcttatttatatttgagaaaatgtgctgtaaatcaaaaatccaaaaaaagagatattgcattttatatttccgttataagtttcctttagattactaattctagaaatgaaaaaaaagaaatatttctgaggttgtttttcctttaggcaatatctaggacttaaaatgaattgtttttatgtttcctttaagtatagtaggaccaaaattcaaaaaaaaaaaagaagagaattttcttttagtatttctttaaaagctttatttaaggtgttaattcaaaatccaaaaagattttcttttgagaagtttctttgggaaattagtgaaaaatgaaaaaaaattcttttcattagaactttaggatattgtacatagaagaaaaaaagacaacatactttatctttgatttattttcagagtttctcttttaggcaatcaaaattgaaacccaaaaatattatttttttcttcttggtTCAAAATCTTGCGTCAAGATAtcaaaggaaaattcaaaataattttctgtgatttattctttagattttcttcctaaaaaaatatttttctcttctaggataTTTCCTTAATAGAATATttgtttcaaaaggataaaaaaaaaaacatgcccattaagcttgagtttagaataggtcatAGAACGTTAAGtctagaaattcaaaaaaaaaagatttgctagttttatttatcttttatcaTCAGAGTAGTTGTGGAGGTAAAAAAAAGGAGAATGTCAGTTTGTTTACTTTTTTCCCGTTCTttcagaactacgcaaagatctgattcatgcggcgtcatgatacgtaggcaacctacatagggttcgatcgaatcattttatttttttttaaaaagaaaaaaaagaaggaaaaaaagggggaaaagaaaagaaaaaagggtgaaattatgggacgtgagaaatgagaggaaaaagaagagtgataattaggaaaaaaaagaggaaggaaaatgatcaagcaagtgctagaaaagcaaagaaaagggaggttgaaatgaacaaattgggatgatgccaagtgaccttatgaccctcgaagtcattctagaaccgttaattgtggctaggtgcattgcacgcaatgtgatatttttgttgttaaatgccctaacgctaatgtGATGgcctcattttgtta is a genomic window containing:
- the LOC107816165 gene encoding AT-hook motif nuclear-localized protein 18-like; the protein is MDPSNNSLPPPFHTRNFNLQHHHQQQQQHHLQFQHNSEDEQSGTSGLNMSGQKRDREDNNDNNNNNNSNAEESNDELGANGTNRDGEFNRRPRGRPAGSKNKPKAPIIITRDSANALRTHVMEIADGCDIMESVSNFSRRRQRGVCIMSGTGNVTNVNLRQPASPGATATLHGRFEILSLAGSFLPPPAPAAASGLTIYLAGGQGQVVGGCVVGALMASGPVVIMAASFSNAAYERLPLEEDDSNSLPPQGGSLGSPRAIAPGGQQQQQQQQLLTDPSLFHGMPPNLLNNVQLPSEAYWATGRPPF